In Myxocyprinus asiaticus isolate MX2 ecotype Aquarium Trade chromosome 3, UBuf_Myxa_2, whole genome shotgun sequence, the following proteins share a genomic window:
- the LOC127419726 gene encoding myotubularin-related protein 8: MEHIITPKVEYVKLLNRYTEKKSTLGTLYLTATHLIYVEQTDNIRKETWVLHHHIASVEKLSLTTSGCPLLIHCKNFQQLHLMFQRERECQDVYQSLLRLSQPVKEELYAFLYNPHQSEEDRRQGWDLINVANDFSRMGLSNEYWEISQLNRNYEICSTYPSVLGLPKSANLATVTGSAKFRSRGRLPALSYYHKDTKAAICRCSQPLSGLNSRCVEDEQMLQAISQANPNCPFIYVVDTRPKLNAMANRAAGKGYENEDNYSNIRFHFQGIENIHVMRSSLQKLLEVCSLKSPSMSDYLIGLENSGWLRHIKSVMDAGLFLAKAVSEERASVLVHCSDGWDRTAQVCSLACILLDPYYRTLKGLLVLIEKEWISFGHKFSHRCGHLDTDPKEVSPVFTQFLESVWQLSEQFPCAFEFNERYLIEIHDQVYACQYGNFIGNCQKERLEMKLREKTFSLWPHLLENQQQYRNPLYRRSLKSTVLRPSTLPLHFKFWCGMYNHYDKGMHPRQSVLDRLLSLTQRQVEGERTMTDLQRQLAVADGVLPDPSGPINTPAEKDIQSEKTPTTSVIQSNVSCTPLTNGAVEKVGPDSEHCKETEGAEPAATKHDLTSSKDKPVSVETEHFKEEVQESS, translated from the exons GTGGAGTATGTGAAACTACTGAACAGGTACACAGAAAAGAAGTCTACACTGGGCACTCTATACCTGACCGCTACTCACCTTATCTATGTGGAACAAACCGACAACATCCGCAAAGAAACATGG GTACTACATCATCACATTGCGTCTGTAGAGAAGCTTTCACTAACCACATCTGGCTGTCCACTACTGATTCACTGCAAAAACTTTCAGCAGCTTCATCTGATgttccaaagagagagagagtgtcaggATGTCTACCAGTCACTGTTGCGCCTCTCTCAACCAG tcAAAGAGGAGTTGTATGCTTTCCTCTATAATCCGCACCAAAGTGAGGAGGACAGGCGGCAGGGTTGGGATCTCATCAATGTGGCGAATGATTTTAGCAGGATGGGCCTCTCCAATGAATACTGGGAGATCAGTCAACTCAACAGGAACTATGAG ATCTGCAGCACTTATCCATCTGTCCTTGGACTCCCCAAAAGTGCCAACCTGGCTACGGTAACAGGCAGTGCCAAGTTTAGGAGCCGGGGCAGACTGCCTGCTCTGTCTTACTATCACAAAGATACaaag GCTGCGATCTGTCGCTGCAGTCAGCCGTTGTCTGGTCTGAACTCACGCTGCGTGGAAGACGAGCAGATGCTTCAGGCCATCAGCCAAGCGAACCCCAACTGTCCTTTTATATATGTAGTGGACACACGGCCTAAG ttgaacGCAATGGCTAACCGTGCAGCTGGTAAAGGCTATGAGAATGAGGACAACTACTCCAATATCAGATTCCACTTCCAAGGGATTGAAAACATCCACGTCATGAGAAGCAGCCTTCAGAAACTACTGGAGG TGTGTTCATTGAAGTCCCCATCTATGAGTGACTATCTAATAGGGCTTGAAAACTCAGGCTGGCTAAGGCACATCAAATCTGTAATGGATGCAGGCTTGTTCCTTGCCAAG GCCGTTTCTGAGGAGAGGGCGAGTGTGCTAGTGCATTGTTCGGACGGTTGGGACAGAACCGCACAGGTGTGCTCTCTGGCTTGCATACTGCTGGACCCATACTACAGAACCCTCAAAGGACTCCTG GTTTTGATAGAAAAGGAGTGGATCTCTTTTGGTCATAAATTTAGTCACAG GTGTGGCCATCTGGACACTGACCCAAAGGAAGTGTCTCCTGTGTTTACCCAGTTCCTGGAGAGCGTGTGGCAGCTATCAGAACAGTTCCCCTGCGCGTTTGAGTTCAATGAACGTTACCTCATAGAAATCCATGACCAGGTGTATGCCTGCCAGTATGGAAACTTTATCGGCAACTGTCAGAAAGAGAGGCTGGAAATGAA GCTGCGTGAAAAGACGTTTTCCTTGTGGCCGCATCTTCTGGAGAACCAGCAACAGTATCGAAACCCCTTGTACCGGCGTTCATTAAAGAGCACAGTACTCAGACCCAGCACTTTACCACTACACTTTAA GTTCTGGTGTGGGATGTATAACCACTATGACAAGGGCATGCACCCAAGACAGTCTGTTCTAGACCGGCTACTGTCCCTCACGCAGAGGCAGGTAGAAGGAGAGAGGACCATGACTGATCTCCAGAGA CAGCTGGCTGTTGCCGATGGGGTTCTCCCTGATCCATCTGGACCAATAAACACACCTGCAGAAAAGGACATTCAAAGTGAGAAGACCCCCACCACTTCTGTTATCCAATCAAACGTAAGCTGCACTCCTTTGACTAATGGTGCTGTGGAGAAGGTGGGGCCAGATTCAGAACACTGCAAAGAGACAGAAGGGGCGGAGCCAGCAGCCACAAAACATGATCTGACCTCCTCTAAGGACAAACCTGTTTCTGTGGAAACAGAACATTTCAAAGAGGAGGTGCAAGAATCTTCTTGA